CAGTTGGGGTATAAACTGCTAATTTCTCATCTTTACCTTTTACTTTAATTTTCTCCAACTCCAATAATTCTATCATACTTGAACATTCATTATAAGTGTTCTCATCTATTAATATGTTATAAAGATCTGAACCTGATTTACTAGAACTATTCTGGACCTTGGCAACGTCATTCTTATCTTTAGTATTTTCTTCAGGAATTTGTGGGTTATCAGAATTAACAAGTTGCTGTATATTAAAAGAATGCATCATTAATCTATTGGATATGTTGACTATATTTCCAATTGATGTGAATTCatttcttaatttattgCCTAACAACCCACACCAGACTTTACCTGTGCAAATCCCTATACCAACGTTGAATCCAATCTTCTTACTCATTTTAACCACTTTTAATGAAAGTAGTATTGATCTAAATGCATCATCTTCATGGAATAGTGGAGGAAATCccataaatattaatatacttatcCCTTTATCATCtactattaatttgtttattgTACCTTCATAGGAATATGTACACTTTTGGCATATTAACATTATCTCATTTAATACTCCACTATCCACACCGCAAGTATGTTTAACGGGGTTTTTATCAGTATTGGTAGAATCCACGTTAGTATCCTGAGAAGATGTAGTACTTTTGTTGGTATTTGCCACATCAGTAATAGTGCTATAAGGAAGTTTATTGGAGGTAACTGTGTTACTGGTAGTATTGATCCTGAAATTGATGAATATGATAGTGATTTTTCTCATTTCATTATTGCAAATATTAAACTGGTTAATCAACAGCctattgtatatataacGTGGCATGAAAAActtcaacaattttattattatgttatCATTTTTTTGATTGATTTCAGACAACCTCAGTAATAATGAGTTATCAACAACAAGATTAGATGGGTCAATTTTATGATCAAAGTTATTAGTAATGTCCAAGCGATAGGTAACAGCAACATCACTTAAGGTACCAAGAGAATTTTGAGTAACCATTGagaaattatcatcatcGAAAAAATCATGAATATCAGACTGAGAAGGActattttcatcatttcCCAATGATAATAACTTATGGTAGGTATTATTATCGAAAATAACCTGTTGAGTATGGATATAGTCTCTAACTTTGTTGTACAGGGTAGGCGATAAGACAGTTTCACTAGATTTGGATAAGTTTGATAGTACTTTTAATTCACTTAGTACATCACCGATTACAACATATTCGTAACGTTCAAATATACCGCCAACTAACTTTATCTTTATATTTCCGTAAATACAACTTATGTGTATTGTTATATTATCTGACACGTCCTCTGAGCTGTGGGTGGTTTCATAATTACGATAATGAATtggataattatttaatatgttGTGCAATTCAATACAGCATTTTATGCAATTTAAACATCTTTCCAAGTCCTTTTCTTGTTCAATATCAGAATTGAAATcggtattatttacactcaGTTCCTTGGTGTTATTATGAGATAATAATGCACTTTTGTCACTATCACAAAAGATTGCTAGAATGGCATCACCTGAGAACTTGATTATGTCTCCATTAAAGtgatatattaaattgataattGGGTCGAAGAAGTCATTTAAAAATCTACCTAAGTTGGCCACAGATTGTGGGTCTTCTGAATTCTCAATTCTTTGTGTCAAATTTGTGAATCCTGAGATATCACAAAACATTATGGGAACATCACCTTCAAAAATTCCATTTTTCATCAGTTCTATTATATTTCCATAGAAATCAGAATCAGGTATAATTGGTCCATTCTGTTCAGCAGTGTCCAAACCATCGATAGATAAACCAGACCCATTTATAATAGTTTTATCGAGGtgatttgttaaaaaacTTTGCATGATGTTTGGAAtgaatgataaaaatggaGTTAAATTGACGTTAACTTTGTTTGTGATATTCACATTGTTGTTACTGGTGTTAGTATTTTTGATCATCTTTAAGAGCTCATTTAGTCTTCTTTCATAGCGTAAACTAAGCCACTCCCAATCATTTCTAACTCGTTCATAGAACTCATTTTCGTCTTCATCATAATCATCCGAACTATCAAAATCATCAGCACTATCATCCGTTGCGTCGGCTGTGCTTTGGTCA
The Theileria parva strain Muguga chromosome 3 map unlocalized ctg_530, whole genome shotgun sequence DNA segment above includes these coding regions:
- a CDS encoding Adenylate and Guanylate cyclase catalytic domain protein — encoded protein: MKIFRSCSWFYNQLILNSLKNRKFLDSKYDRFDQSTADATDDSADDFDSSDDYDEDENEFYERVRNDWEWLSLRYERRLNELLKMIKNTNTSNNNVNITNKVNVNLTPFLSFIPNIMQSFLTNHLDKTIINGSGLSIDGLDTAEQNGPIIPDSDFYGNIIELMKNGIFEGDVPIMFCDISGFTNLTQRIENSEDPQSVANLGRFLNDFFDPIINLIYHFNGDIIKFSGDAILAIFCDSDKSALLSHNNTKELSVNNTDFNSDIEQEKDLERCLNCIKCCIELHNILNNYPIHYRNYETTHSSEDVSDNITIHISCIYGNIKIKLVGGIFERYEYVVIGDVLSELKVLSNLSKSSETVLSPTLYNKVRDYIHTQQVIFDNNTYHKLLSLGNDENSPSQSDIHDFFDDDNFSMVTQNSLGTLSDVAVTYRLDITNNFDHKIDPSNLVVDNSLLLRLSEINQKNDNIIIKLLKFFMPRYIYNRLLINQFNICNNEMRKITIIFINFRINTTSNTVTSNKLPYSTITDVANTNKSTTSSQDTNVDSTNTDKNPVKHTCGVDSGVLNEIMLICQKCTYSYEGTINKLIVDDKGISILIFMGFPPLFHEDDAFRSILLSLKVVKMSKKIGFNVGIGICTGKVWCGLLGNKLRNEFTSIGNIVNISNRLMMHSFNIQQLVNSDNPQIPEENTKDKNDVAKVQNSSSKSGSDLYNILIDENTYNECSSMIELLELEKIKVKGKDEKLAVYTPTGKLKIHSNDDINTSDNNIVNDTIIKHLYHNTELISLFSTYKENNTTSTLLEESEENHIIVINDETTMNNRLIHKYIDNNTDDDYKVLYVNYDSNRLIYNTLEHTYKLLIHKIISLYNNNSISRNGFDKFNDGDTDEQVSYLKIEESLKMLLNPKLHWYINILNKLIDNKNSDNKLQQLLSNTYNSNNVNALQLLLNGTQTLNNIPTSNTKPRDVNVQDIINSEMDNLESYIYSLIKGINLYYNIILIVNIVKASSVNSKENKVQLNSGEQLKGVHIDMARIDKLLKKLIKYNEKRRKNPNSNKFTLVVLNNDHTVHGTKDPVGISTSKIIDIKRLKKTELKNVLSNIMNENIINNPSDGGSESKEVHDSTHIDLLVDNVYNITNGVHSITYEFIRYLIDNNFNYDKFSNHLYKFFHTTNKSVDDKDVNDGSGKSDSIGLEEKQIIKLVHNYYEYKLNVIKSDELFILKILTILNKPIGMNQLGHILSNHKNNILPENISVDAPQVCKKVDVEVHVNGLLLNNLIESGDENGVIFVNNKILKGIISNIILPDEKLRIIDNLALHT